In one Epinephelus lanceolatus isolate andai-2023 chromosome 19, ASM4190304v1, whole genome shotgun sequence genomic region, the following are encoded:
- the LOC117269305 gene encoding protein FAM222A, whose protein sequence is MLACIQRRQNLSAQSLACTPKSLDVPPPPLLLSVPPLQPCTHKGEPASMISRYPSPAELDAFAQRTANSPLSIKIFPSDVRVPQHKQLNKTVNGLDTTGQRYSSYSHPYSGVYQGLLAVVKASVVVKGVVKNSEGRRTKHSNTQTSVAPYNNPLNNGYTVRHGHKAYHISSCKPHDVPIETLCSSTGMASGDQSLAPQSELAEVQSLMRQMSRVPHSQALQLGGEARASPSLQAVAAVAHSDSDFVLGVPPQSSLAFTGAVLPTQSADIAKAGHLEKGDYTVWQHKHPIQQQQPYQQGAVRMYSVSNGAPRHRAAEAGVGQSPETCLPLPCSSQLPYRPHPASVGARQERVSSSSLNCAAMQGELSVGQYFAPLWDSIMATPNSDCYTSQVLATGTCAARPRDLGLSHPHPHPHLHPSCHQHHHHHPQRHQPQIHPPLPPHTQAYSTDQNLCCGLPSTSLCHAAVLSSSLQSLECLISEIHPPCIKERMLGRGYEAMGMPQLLEHHQQTHIQLPIYR, encoded by the coding sequence GCGAGCCAGCCTCCATGATTTCTCGGTACCCTTCTCCTGCAGAGTTGGATGCTTTTGCCCAGAGGACCGCCAACAGCCCGCTGTCCATCAAAATCTTTCCATCTGACGTGCGGGTGCCGCAACATAAACAGCTCAACAAAACAGTCAACGGCTTAGACACCACAGGCCAACGCTATAGCTCCTATTCACACCCGTACTCAGGAGTCTACCAGGGTTTGTTGGCCGTCGTCAAAGCCTCTGTGGTAGTCAAAGGTGTGGTGAAAAACTCTGAGGGCAGGAGGACTAAGCATTCAAACACCCAGACTTCTGTGGCACCGTATAATAATCCTCTGAATAATGGCTACACAGTCAGACACGGGCATAAGGCCTATCATATAAGCTCATGTAAGCCCCATGATGTTCCCATTGAGACACTTTGTTCTAGCACAGGGATGGCCTCCGGAGATCAGAGCCTGGCCCCCCAGTCAGAGCTGGCAGAGGTTCAAAGCCTGATGAGGCAGATGAGCAGAGTTCCCCACAGCCAGGCCCTGCAGCTGGGGGGAGAGGCTCGAGCCAGCCCCTCTCTGCAGGCTGTGGCTGCAGTGGCACATTCAGACTCAGACTTTGTCCTGGGAGTGCCGCCCCAGAGCAGTCTCGCATTTACGGGGGCAGTGCTACCCACACAGAGTGCAGACATAGCCAAAGCGGGGCACTTGGAGAAAGGAGACTACACAGTGTGGCAGCATAAACATCcaattcagcagcagcagccgtaTCAGCAGGGAGCAGTGAGGATGTACAGTGTGAGTAACGGTGCTCCGAGGCACAGAGCTGCAGAGGCTGGGGTTGGCCAGTCTCCTGAAACCTGCCTCCCTTTGCCGTGCTCCTCGCAGCTGCCATATAGGCCGCATCCTGCCAGTGTGGGTGCCAGGCAGGAGCGAGTCAGCAGCTCGTCTCTGAACTGTGCCGCCATGCAAGGGGAGCTCTCCGTCGGACAATACTTCGCTCCTCTCTGGGACAGCATCATGGCCACCCCGAATAGCGACTGTTATACTTCTCAGGTGCTGGCAACGGGTACATGTGCAGCCAGGCCTAGAGACCTGGGGCTCTCCCATCCCCATCCCCATCCCCATCTCCACCCAAGCTGCcatcaacaccaccaccaccacccacagagACACCAGCCGCAGAtccaccctcctcttcctcctcatacCCAGGCCTACAGCACAGACCAAAACCTCTGTTGTGGGCTGCCTAGTACTAGCCTGTGCCACGCTGCAGTACTTAGCAGCAGCCTGCAGTCTCTGGAGTGCCTCATCAGTGAGATCCACCCTCCCTGCATCAAAGAGCGCATGCTGGGCCGTGGGTACGAAGCCATGGGGATGCCTCAGCTACTGGAGCACCACCAGCAAACCCACATCCAGCTCCCCATCTACAGATAA